ACCAATTTAAAATATAACACCTCCTTCTTCTCTTTCATGTTGTATGGAATTTGATTAGCCCATCTCTCCAAACCTCTCTTAACACTTTTTAACTCAGTAGATCTCCTGTGAAATTTTTCCAAATATTTTGAACCTCTTCAATAAATGATTCCTCCAAAACCCACTAAGCTTCAAATTTGAAACTCCTATTAATTTTCCAATTGTCTTCACGTTTTGTAATAATGAACAGTGGGCAATAGTCTAAAAAGGAATGAGGAAGATGTTGAATTTGAGActcaaaaaataaagaaatccattCATCAGTAGCCACTCCCCTATCTAAGCATTCTTGAATGTTTATTTTTGGCAAATTTTCTCTCTCCCAAGTAAACCAATTACCAGAATAGCCCACATCCATCAAATTACAATCCCCCAACACCTTACGAAACACTTCTATTCGTCCCTCATCTCAAGGTAagtctcctttttttttttttttttgaatccaTACAAAATTTTATTGAAGTCCATACATACCATCCATGGAAGCTCCACAGCATTGCGCAAATGTCTCAAAAGATTCCACAATTCATCTCTATCCTGCGTATAAGGAGATCCATAAAAACCAATAAATCTCTATTTGTTATCTTCATCAGCATCTTCTATTACCACATCAATACGTCATTTTGAAAAACTTTGGAGCATAATATTAGTATCCCCACACCATGCCAAACATAATCTACCTCTAGATCCAATCGATTCAACATCAATTCCGTTAGGAAAACCACAACTTCTTTGAACTCTTTCCATCTGACTCCTATTAATTTTTGTCTCCATTAAGAAGACTATTTGGGGATTATATAACTTCAGCAAATACCGAAGTCTTCGAACTGTTCGTGGGCTCGCCAAACCACGGACATTccaacttaaaatttttattgtgCCCGGTCAGTTTGCCTCTTGGCAGTCGCTGATGGCAAATGATTAATTTCCACCATTATTCCATTTCTTATGGCCAAAGTGTTTATCTCTTCCTTGGCTGTCAAAACTTTAATCACCCCTTAGCTCTCTTTTTACCCTTCTCTCCAATTAATACACCATCTTCTAGATCATGTTCCATTGCAGTATGAAGCTGTCCAACAAATGGATTTTCTTCCCTTTGACGCAAAGTAGACATCATCCCTTTCAAATTAAATCCCAATACTGGATTAATATTCTTTCTATTTTTCGTATTTTTTCCTATGCCCCACGAATTGCTTCCCAATACTTGACTTCCCTATCTATTTCCACCTAATTCTCCCTCTCCTTCCTCACGTAACCAGGTAATATTCATTGTTAAAGCTCTTTGAGATTGTGCTCGCATCAATAAGTCCTAACCCATTTCAGCAATTTCCACTCATAATGCCATTTTTGCTTCACAAAAAGAATCACTATGGCCCAAACGACCACAATAAAAACAGAAAAGTGACAATCTTTCATACTTAAATCTGACATATGAGCATTTTTCGTAAAAAAATATCTACTTCTTTCTCTTCAAAGGACGCCGTATACTAATTTGGActcttatttttataaaatttcgaTTTTCTTTTCCCAGATTTGAACCATCATATTCTCTAAAGTTCCCTATGAAATTACCCAATTGCGTTGCCAGATTTTCAGAGAAAAAACCAACAGGAACATAATAAATATGTACCCCAAAAGGTGTAAAAATTAAAGGGAATTTTAGTGGATCCTCCCTCCATTGCAACTTGTATAGCACCAACAAGTGATTATTAAAAGTCCACGGTGATCCCTTTAAGACCCTCTCCATGTCCATAATATGAAAAAATTGAAACAAGAACCTTTTCTCCCCCATATCCCGAATCTGAACACCCCAAACCGGATGCCATAAGTTTGCCATAGTACTTTTCATTGCTAGAAAGTGAATAATACTAGCTATTAGGAAGCAACCCACTAATCGAAAAGCCCCCACATTTATTTCCTTATTCGACTCGAATTGTACTCGTAAAATTGTTTCTTCCTCCTCATCAACCTTTAATCCAGCGAATTTTGATTCCATGATTACAAGCAAAACCTCAACCGTGGGTATCAAttttctaaaagaattaaagaaagCCTGATAAAAGCAGCCGTCAAATAAATAAGagactaaaaaaaaaaataaaagcatgCCAAAGAGAGCAGACAGATGCGTGTTAGTGTAACAGACTTTAttaatccttttttatttttatataattttaaatgtaCACTGACATGGCGTTAACAAATTAACTATTAATGAAATAAGGAAAGAATTGTATGAAACAAAAGCACTACATCATCCAATATCTTTTACCAATTATTTAATGTCATTTCAACATCTTTTTTCATGTTATTGACatattattttggtaattttttaacatgaaccctgGGTCCATGGTCTAGGTTTAGGGTTTCAAGGTACAAAATCAAATGTTTAGAGTCTAGGGTatagggtttaaggttttagtTCAAgttaaaaaataccaaaataatgtGTCATGAAAAAATATGTTGAAATAACATTAAATAATATGGTAAAAGATATGTAATAATATGGCGCTTCGTTTCATACAATTATTTATTGCATGCAATAGATATGTTATGTATCACTGTATCATTCATTTTTTAAATATTGACATGTGATCACAAATAATAACATTAACTTTAAATATCAAAAATTATTTGTCAAATTTGAATAtcgtattaaaaaaattatattaaaaaatataaatcaaattgaatcctaaattaaatattaaaccaTGTATATAAAACATTTAGTTGACAAAACTTGAAGGAAATGGTGTGGGCTATCATGAAGCataatgtaaaaaaataattatgattaaaatGGGTGTTGGCCCCTCTCTTGCCTTATATAAGTGTTTAAGTAATTCTGGTCTGCTGGTTGGAGGAAAAGAAGAGACTCTCATAATATGCTCTCAACACTGGATTCCCTATAATTAATCAtcaaattttatgattatttcTTTTCCAACTTATGTCATTTCTacaatcataagtgaaaacaGCAAAGTAAATATTTTGGGAGTTTTGGAGTACAAATTCATCATAAAATACAAGAGagtgaaaattaaaaatatatttaaatctaaattaaaataaaatctaaaatattcaCTGTTAATAGAATTTGAAATCTAAGAGCAATTTTTGTTAGCAATAGATGGTTAAATTTTAcggttttaaaaaataaaagtaccATAGATGTTGTATAAagagttaattttttttgttttttatttaaaataaataaattattcatcgtacatcatattaaaatataatttaatcattttattaaaaatttatctatttatattattaaaaataagtgtGATCGATGaaataatcataaaaatttatCTTACAGATTCTTGTATTCTTAAACCTCATAAAGCCAATAGTTTTGAAAATCAAAGTCCAAACTGAAGGGAAAAAAAAAGTTGGTTTCCTTCGGTGTGATCTTCTAGTGGCAATCACCAACCACAGTTATTAGGCCCATAAGGAGTATCACTTTTCGAACACTGAGGACATAGTAACCTGTTCTGGTACTGGTAGTGCCGTCGCCATTTCTGCTTTCATTTCTAGTTCAGTTCCTGCTTTTCCATTTTGCTTCATTGCCAGATATGGGTAAGCTTTATTCTTCTTTAATTTTCCGTTCAATTGTTAATGGTGGAAGTAATCTTTCTAATTCCCACTCTTCTTCTTCTAACTCTATTGCTACCCATATCAATGCTTTAAGTAAGAATTCCATGCCTGCAAGTGGAAAGCCAAAAAAGTATGATAGTTTGGATAATGTTGATGATGCTTTGTTTTTGTTTAATAAGATGATTCACAAGTACCCAATGCCTTCTGTCGtggaatttaccaaattattaTGAGCCATTGTTCGAATGAAACGTTATGCCGTTGCTGTTTCTATGTGTAAGCAGATGGAATTCTTCGGAGTTTCCCCTGATGTTTGTACTCTGAACATCTTGATTAATTGTTTCTGCCACTCGGGTCAAATTGATCGTGCGATTTTCTGTTTTGGGGAAAATGCTGAAGTTAGGTGTTGGACCCGATGTTGTAACTTTATCCACTTTGATTAATGGATTTTGTAATCAAAGTAAGATCTGTAAGCCTGTGAGTTTGTTTGATAAAATGATTGGACATGGGTATCGACCTAATTCAATTGTTTACAGTACAATACTAAATGGGCTGTGCAAGATGGAAGAAAGGGGTTTTGAACCCGATATTATAGCATATAATAGTGTCATTGACTGTCTTTGTAAAAACGGGTTACTAAATGAGGCTCTCAATCTCTTCTCCGAAGTGAAGGTGAAGGGCATTAGACCAGATATCTTTACTTACACTTGCTTAATTCACGCTATGAGTAATTCAGTCCAGCAGAAGGAGACAACAAGGCTTTTGAATGAGATGATGGATAACAATATTTCACTTAATATCGTCACGTATAATACATTGAGTGATGCACATTGCAAGGAGGGTATGATTTCGGAAGCTGTAGAAATTGTTGACACAAGGAGAAAGCATGGCATTGAGCCTGATGTTGTTACCTATAGTGGCATTGAGCCTGATGTTGTTACCTATAGTGCGTTAATAGACGGGCATTGCTTGCAAAACCAAATGGGTAAAGCTGTAGAAATTGCTTTCAAAGAAGGGATGCTTTCTCAAGCTAAATATATTGTTGACACAATGATAATGCAAGACATTGAGCCTGATATTGTTACCTATGGTGCGTTAATAGATGGGCATTGCTTGCAAAACCAAATGGGTAAAGCTAAAAGAGTTTCAGTTGAAAAAGGTTGTGCACTTGATAGACGTAGTCACAACATCATTATCAACGGATATTGCAAAGCTAAGAGGTTGGATAAAGCAATGGAACTCTTTGATGAAATAACTCAAAACGGGCCAATTCGTGATATAGTGACATACAACACTCTTATGCAAAGTATGTGTCAATTAGGGAGAGTTTCTACTGCATTCGAACTTCTGGTCAAGATGTGTGCTTCTGGACAAGTTTCAAATCTAGTGACATGTTGGATTTTGTTGGATGGTTTATGCAAAAGTGGTAAGCTTGAAGAGGCATTGAAACTTTTTCGAGCAATGCGGTCAGTAGGTTTGAACCTAATATTGTCCTTTATAATATCTTAATTGATGGCTTGTGCAAAGCTAAGAATACTGAAACTGGAAAGGAATTATTTCATGAGCTCTCAGATGTTTATACATACTCTATATTGATTAATGGGTTCTGTAGAGAGGGATTCCTTGATGAAGTATACCAGTTGTTTAGGAGCATGAGAGACAATGATTGTTTACCTGATAGCTTCTGTTATAATATAATGATCCAGGGATTTCTTCAAAACAGCAATACCTCGAAGGCAACCCAACTTCTTACAAAAATGGTGAGTAAGGGCTTTTTTTGCAAATATATCAACTTCCACCTTATTTCTAGATCTTATCTTACGATCTAATAAATCAATCTTGACCTGAAATGTTTCACAGATAGTGTAAAGACTAACATTTGTGAATGTAAATCAATTTGTTCATATCGTATTGCCGTGATTTCATTCTTCACTTTTGTGCTTAACTTTTATTGTGGATGGACTTTAGATATTAGAAGTTGcactattttaatgttattttaatgttttagtgtatttgatatattatatttttaaatttatttttatataaaaataatataaaaaaattaatacggaCGGTCTAGACTCGAGTTTATCATTTTTATTAGGGCCGGACTTCAACAAAAATTTAAGCCTATTTTTCGAGCTGGATTAAGCCTATACCTAAAATTTTTACTTGACCCGATCTAGTCCATAAATAACTCTAGTGAAAATCATTTTGGCTCAAAAGGAAATAAAAGAGAACTTAATTCGCAAAAGTATGCATGTGTATTAATTATTCTAAAATTAATTGTACGATGTAAATCTAACATTGATTATTAAACgtgtcaaaattttaaatataaatttcatacatatattaagagatattaacaATGATTAGATGAATAATAAAGTACTTAAACAATAGAGCTTGATACAATAGACCTTCATACCTATAAATGTTGTTAGGGAGATTAATTACATTGAAGATCGGATTGTCAAGATGGTACAAAGTGATTTAGAAGGTATCAACATATTAGTAGAAACTCCTTTTAATTTAACCGAAGACCTTAATAATGATAAGGCTAAAGGCTTGTTCGAACTAATCAATGTAGTTTAATTctctaaattttgtttttatttaccaaaaaaaaatagacctatttatatgatttttaataaagtTATTTGCCAATCAATGTTTTATTGATATTTAATTTTGAGATATAAAAATTCtataattaaattgataaaatttgaaaatacacaTAAAAGTTACacttattatttctaatattttattaGAAGTATTTAGTTAATTGAATGATTATTTTTGATAATAAGATTACAATAGAATGTAAAATTATTTGAAGTTATTAATATGTTACGCtacctttcattttttttctattaACAAAATTTAGGATTATCTAAAacacattttattaatttattttactaCACAAAGTTTGAaacttataatattttattttatgtatttctGTAGTAAATTAATTTCATCTCCTTTCTCGAATAAATAAACTGAAATTGCATAGGTGATATAAGTAGttaagactttttttttttaatcaaagtgattgaagaaagaaagaagaaaaatagaattattattattattaaaacacTATATGTATACGGTTAAAAGAAAATtgatcaaaatgataaaaaaatggtaaatttgttaATGCATATAGAATGTAATATGCAAATGTAATATAACAGACTAATGCGTCAGTTGGTTACTAGTGTTATAACATTATAAAAAAGcttatttattatatatgtattaaaataattaaacataaaataaagaataatttatataaatttaaatttgaaattagaaatataaataaaaattcttGTAAAGAATaagaatttttcaaaataaacaaaaaaattagtTGAAA
Above is a genomic segment from Gossypium arboreum isolate Shixiya-1 chromosome 8, ASM2569848v2, whole genome shotgun sequence containing:
- the LOC128296486 gene encoding pentatricopeptide repeat-containing protein At3g22470, mitochondrial-like; its protein translation is MLKLGVGPDVVTLSTLINGFCNQSKICKPVSLFDKMIGHGYRPNSIVYSTILNGLCKMEERGFEPDIIAYNSVIDCLCKNGLLNEALNLFSEVKVKGIRPDIFTYTCLIHAMSNSVQQKETTRLLNEMMDNNISLNIVTYNTLSDAHCKEGMISEAVEIVDTRRKHGIEPDVVTYSGIEPDVVTYSALIDGHCLQNQMGKAVEIAFKEGMLSQAKYIVDTMIMQDIEPDIVTYGALIDGHCLQNQMGKAKRVSVEKGCALDRRSHNIIINGYCKAKRLDKAMELFDEITQNGPIRDIVTYNTLMQSMCQLGRVSTAFELLVKMCASGQVSNLVTCWILLDGLCKSGKLEEALKLFRAMREGFLDEVYQLFRSMRDNDCLPDSFCYNIMIQGFLQNSNTSKATQLLTKMIV